A window from Electrophorus electricus isolate fEleEle1 chromosome 7, fEleEle1.pri, whole genome shotgun sequence encodes these proteins:
- the LOC113573555 gene encoding ubiquitin carboxyl-terminal hydrolase 15 isoform X4: MNSATQCLSNIPPLTEYYLKDKYQAELNEDNPLGMKGEIAKAYAELIKQLWSGKYSYVTPRPFKTQVGRFAPQFSGYQQQDSHELLAFLLDGLHEDLNRIRKKPYIQLKDAAGRPDKVVAEEAWENHIKRNDSIIVDIFHGLFKSTLVCPVCAKVSVTFDPFCYLTLPLPMKKERTLEVYLVRLDPMTKPMQYKLTVPKVGYISDLCASLSALSRVPAEKMIVTDIYNHRFHRIFATNENLSSIMERDDIYVFEVAVNRLEDTEHVVIPVHLREKYKQSGYNHTSTPLFGLPFLLTVPRTLSEEKFYNLLLLRLCRFVHSGLEEEDSEETHSSKQHAINGNAPNGILEEGSPSEMETDEQDDESSQDQELPSENDNSQSEDSVGGDNDLENGVGPENSTKGQQLTGHKKRLFTFQFNNMGKTDLSFIKEEPRQIRFDEGHLRLSDRSYLSLDWEPEMKKKYFDESAVEDFDKHESMEYKPQKKAFFKLKDCIELFTTKEKLGAEDPWYCPSCKQHQQATKKLDLWSLPPVLVVHLKRFSYSRYMRDKLDSLVDFPLRDLDMSEFLINPNAGPCRYDLIAVSNHYGGMGGGHYTAYAKNKDDGKWYNFDDSIVSPVSEDQIVSKAAYVLFYQRQDTVKGTGYFALDREDPEEQESTSAHGANAQSDEDDEEEEDEEDLNDNEQDDDLEPNNDITMNTN; encoded by the exons ATGAACTCCGCTACACAG TGTTTAAGCAATATTCCCCCGCTCACTGAGTACTACCTGAAGGACAAGTACCAGGCTGAACTGAATGAGGACAACCCTTTAGGAATGAAAGGGGAGATCGCCAAGGCTTACGCTGAGCTCATCAAGCAGCTCTGGTCTGGCAAATACAGTTACGTCACCCCCAGACCTTTTAAG ACCCAGGTGGGCCGCTTCGCCCCTCAATTCTCAGGCTACCAGCAGCAGGACTCCCACGAGCTTCTGGCCTTCCTGCTGGACGGCCTGCACGAGGACCTGAACCGCATCAGGAAGAAGCCCTACATCCAGCTGAAAGACGCCGCCGGCCGGCCGGACAAG GTAGTAGCTGAAGAAGCCTGGGAAAACCACATCAAGAGGAATGACTCCATCATCGTGGACATCTTCCACGGCCTCTTCAAGTCCACCCTTGTATGCCCTGTGTGCGCCAAGGTCTCCGTGACCTTTGACCCGTTCTGCTACCTGACGCTCCCGCTTCCCATGAAGAAGGAGCGAACGCTGGAGGTGTACCTAGTGCGGCTGGACCCCATGACCAAGCCCATGCAG TATAAGCTGACTGTACCCAAAGTGGGCTACATCTCAGAcctctgtgcttctctctcaGCCCTGTCGAGAGTACCTGCCGAGAAG ATGATTGTCACAGATATCTACAACCATCGGTTCCATAGAATCTTTGCCACCAATGAAAACTTGAGCAGTATAATGGAGAGGGACGATATCTATGT GTTCGAGGTAGCGGTGAACCGGCTGGAGGACACGGAGCATGTGGTGATCCCCGTGCACCTCCGGGAGAAGTACAAGCAGTCTGGCTACAACCACACCAGCACGCCGCTCTTTGGCCTGCCCTTCCTCCTCACCGTCCCACGCACGCTCAGTGAGGAGAAGTTCTACAACCTGCTGCTCCTCCGCCTGTG TCGCTTCGTGCACTCAGGCCTGGAAGAAGAGGACTCGGAGGAGACGCACTCTTCCAAGCAGCACGCCATCAACGGCAATGCCCCCAATGGTATACTGGAGGAAGGCTCGCCCA GTGAAATGGAGACTGACGAGCAGGATGACGAGTCCAGTCAGGACCAGGAACTCCCTTCTGAGAACGACAACAGCCAGTCAGAGGATTCGGTGGGCGGAGACAACGACCTGGAGAACGGGGTTGGCCCAGAGAACTCGACCAAAGGCCAGCAGCTCACAGGCCACAAGAAGCGACTTTTCACATTCCAGTTCAACAACATGGGCAAAACCGACTTGAGCTTCATCAAGGAGGAGCCACGGCAGATCCGATTCGATGAGGGACACCTTCGCCTCAGTG aCAGGTCCTATCTCTCCCTGGACTGGGAGCCAGAGATGAAGAAGAAGTACTTTGATGAAAGTGCAGTGGAA GACTTTGATAAGCATGAGAGCATGGAATACAAACCCCAGAAGAAGGCCTTCTTTAAATTGAAGGACTGCATCGAACTCTTTACTACCAAAGAGAAACTGGGGGCAGAGGACCCTTG GTACTGCCCGAGCTGCAAGCAGCACCAGCAGGCCACTAAGAAGCTGGACCTGTGGTCCCTGCCCCCAGTGCTGGTGGTCCACCTTAAGCGCTTCTCCTACAGCCGCTACATGAGGGACAAGCTGGACTCACTTGTGGACTTCCCACTTCG TGATCTGGACATGTCCGAGTTCCTCATTAACCCCAACGCTGGGCCATGCCGCTATGACCTCATTGCTGTGTCCAACCATTACGGAGGAATGGGAGGAGGACACT ATACCGCCTACGCCAAGAACAAGGATGATGGCAAGTGGTACAACTTTGATGACAGCATCGTGTCTCCAGTCAGCGAGGATCAGATTGTG tccAAAGCAGCATACGTACTGTTCTACCAGCGCCAGGACACGGTTAAGGGCACAGGCTACTTTGCCCTGGACCGCGAGGAcccagaggagcaggagagcacCTCGGCCCATGGAGCCAATGCCCAAAGTGACgaagatgatgaggaggaggaggatgaagaagacCTAAATGACAATGAGCAGGATGACGACCTCGAGCCCAACAATGACATCACTATGAACACCAACTGA